Genomic window (Anaerolineae bacterium):
CACCTCGCGCAGGAGGGAGCGGGTGCGCTGGGCCCATTGGCGCAGCACTTCGTCGCCGATGTGGTGGCCGTAAGTGTCGTTGACCTGCTTGAAATCGTCCAGGTCGATCATCGCGGCGGTGAGGGGATGGTGGAAGCGGCGGGCGCGCTGGATCTCCCGCGCCCCCAGGGAGAACAGGTAGCGGCGGTTGTAGAGGCTGGTGAGGGAATCGATGATGGACAACTGACGGGTTTTGGCATAAAGGCGGGCGTTTTCCAGGGCCACGGCCACCTGGGCGGCCAGCGCCTCCAGCAGTTGGCGATGTTCCTCGTGGTACACCCCGCTGCGGCGTGCCTGGACGGAAAGCACGCCGATGACTTCATCCTGGCGCAGCAGCGGCACGGCCAGAATGGAGCGCATTAATTGCCCGACCTGCTGGCATGGAAGGCCCCGTGTCTGGTGCTCCTCTTCGAAGTCCTGGATGAGCAATGTGCGTCGTTGCCGCACCACTTCTTTTAGCAAGGAATCCTCATGAAGGGAAACCCGTTGATCGGGGTAGCGCACCCCGCCTTTCACGATGTAGGGGACTTCCAGGGTTTGGGTTTCGGGGTCGTACAGGGCGATGATGAAGGTATCATGTTCCAACCCTGCTTGTTGGAGGGTCTGGTGAACTTGGTGGTATACGGCCTCAGGGTCCAGGGCGGCAAGGGCGATCTCTCGGGTGCTCTTGAAGAGCACATCCAGCCTCTGGGCGTTCTCCTGCACCTGGGCGAACAGTTGCGCGTTGGCCAGCATCAAGGCACCCTGGGCGGCTAGCAGCGCGAGCATATCCCGTGCTTCGGGGGTGGGCGATGAAGCCCAGTAGACCTCCAACGCGCCCATCACCTGCCCCTGGGAGATGAGGGGGATGTAGTCGGGGCGTCCCGGAGGGGGCGGCTCCGCGGTCAGGGTCAACTGGTGGGGCGGCACGGCCGGCGGTTGGAGCGGCTGGGGGAAGTGCCCCTGCTTCTGGAAGAATTGCCAGGTGCCCTGTTGGGGGCGAACCAGCCAGAGCGCCACGCCTTGAGGATGGGCGAGGTGCATGGCGTGGGTGAGCAGCATCTGGGTGGTTTGCTCCGTATCCAGGTGTTGGCTGAGGGCCAGCAGGCCGGCCCGCAGCGCCTGGTGGAGCGCGAGGTACTGAGAGAGCCTTTGCGTCAGGCGGCGTTGCTGCCAGGTGAAGGCGGTGATCTCGGCTACTTCGTTTAGCCAGAGCAGGTCTTCCTGGGAGGGGAAAGGTATTTCCACCACCAGCAGGCCATGCAGATGGCCTTCGGCGCGCAGGGGCACCAACACATCTTCGGGCTGAAGGTCGGGGAGGGGGCTTTCTGCATGGGCCGGGGTGGGCTGGGTGAGTTGGGAGAGCCAGGAGGCCTCGCCTTCGAGGGAGAGCACGGGCGGATAGGAGGCGCTTTGAAAGGCCGGGGCGCGCTGGGCTACCAGGTGGAGGCCGTGGGGCGCGTTATGGCGATACACAGCCGCGCGGGCGAACCCCCGGTTGTCGATGAGGACGCGGAGCAGCGTTTGGGCGAGGCAGTGTTCGTCCCCACAGGCGGCCAGGCGAGCCCCCAGGGTGGCCAGGGCCTGGTGAAAGCGCTGGCGCTGGCGGAGCCTTTCCAGCGCGGTGGTCGTTTCCAGAGCGGCCTGCAGTTGGTGATACATGATATCCAGAATTTCGCCGTCCTCGGGCCGCAGGTAGGGTGCCCCCCAGAGGACGATGATGCCCCAGAGGTGGTTTTGAAGGTAAAGGGGAAGGAGGAAGATGATGTCTTCGCCCTGGGGGAGGCCCAGGATGGCAATCAGCCAGGCGATGAGTTCCTCGTCGGCCCAGGGGATCTTGGCCAGGGCGTTTTTCCAGACAAGACGTTGGAGCAGGGGGCGGCGCGCGCCCATGGCCGATTGAATCAGATAGGCCTGTTCCAGGGTGATGCGGATGGACATGGCATCCAACCTGAGTCGGGTTTCGACTTGCTGCATCACCCCGGCGGGGAAATTGTGGTAAATGAGCCGCAGGGCCTCGTTTTCCAGGCGCAGGATGGTGAAGCGCCAGCCCATTTTCTGACAGGCGTCGGCCAGCGCCTCCCAGAGGTCAGTAAGGGTTTGGGCCCTGGCCAGATGAGCGCTCAGTTCATGTAGAGCGTCCAGAGCCTTGACATGCCGCTGCAGGTGGGTTTCCAGACGGTGACGTAGGTCGGTTTGCTGTTGCTGCTCCAGGAGGGCGGTGAGGTAGCCCAGGGCGTTCTGGGTGGCCTCGAAGAGGAGTTCGTCAAAGGGGGGGCGGTCCCCGGTGCGGGCCAGGGTCAGCCAGCCTAAAGGCTCCCTGCCCAATTGGAGGGGGAAGACCATCCAGTGGGCCAGATGATGGGCGGGCTCGCGGTCTCGTTGGTCGGGGAGCACGGCGTGCTGGAGCCGCATGGGCACTTGGGGCCAACCTAAGGCATGGGGCATGCAAGGCAGGGCGTCGGGCGGGGGCGGGGATGGGGTATCCTCGCTCAGCACCAGCAAATCGGGCCGCGGCGGCGTGTTGGTGAACCCTTTGAGATGCAGGGCGGCGACCTGGGCCTCGGTGGCCCGCAGCAGGGCGGTCAGCGCCGCGCGCAGTCTGGCTTCAGGCGTCTCCTCGGCGGTCCGCAGCAGGGCTTGTTGCACAGCCTGAGCCGGGCGCAGGGCCTGGGTCAGCACCGCGGGTGCGATGACGCCTTGGATGGGGGCGT
Coding sequences:
- a CDS encoding diguanylate cyclase; amino-acid sequence: MTPSNGSPFAWRILFFSAHEQPRSTSPEAKLKEAFPRAEVHVAVSAKAFRNALAEAPWDAVIASLPISEQATRQALLEWRSQNPEGALLILLSEGVRWSQALQLAPDDWLPLEEDWPARLPGVLRAALERARRRAMAHFMALLAEDAPIGLFVADAQGRFRALNPQLAAWLGQSLQNLRGQPLTDWVQTFHPPPLTQRLHRLDDPTRPLLLRLNGPQRHAHFQGWLWQPAPNAPIQGVIAPAVLTQALRPAQAVQQALLRTAEETPEARLRAALTALLRATEAQVAALHLKGFTNTPPRPDLLVLSEDTPSPPPPDALPCMPHALGWPQVPMRLQHAVLPDQRDREPAHHLAHWMVFPLQLGREPLGWLTLARTGDRPPFDELLFEATQNALGYLTALLEQQQQTDLRHRLETHLQRHVKALDALHELSAHLARAQTLTDLWEALADACQKMGWRFTILRLENEALRLIYHNFPAGVMQQVETRLRLDAMSIRITLEQAYLIQSAMGARRPLLQRLVWKNALAKIPWADEELIAWLIAILGLPQGEDIIFLLPLYLQNHLWGIIVLWGAPYLRPEDGEILDIMYHQLQAALETTTALERLRQRQRFHQALATLGARLAACGDEHCLAQTLLRVLIDNRGFARAAVYRHNAPHGLHLVAQRAPAFQSASYPPVLSLEGEASWLSQLTQPTPAHAESPLPDLQPEDVLVPLRAEGHLHGLLVVEIPFPSQEDLLWLNEVAEITAFTWQQRRLTQRLSQYLALHQALRAGLLALSQHLDTEQTTQMLLTHAMHLAHPQGVALWLVRPQQGTWQFFQKQGHFPQPLQPPAVPPHQLTLTAEPPPPGRPDYIPLISQGQVMGALEVYWASSPTPEARDMLALLAAQGALMLANAQLFAQVQENAQRLDVLFKSTREIALAALDPEAVYHQVHQTLQQAGLEHDTFIIALYDPETQTLEVPYIVKGGVRYPDQRVSLHEDSLLKEVVRQRRTLLIQDFEEEHQTRGLPCQQVGQLMRSILAVPLLRQDEVIGVLSVQARRSGVYHEEHRQLLEALAAQVAVALENARLYAKTRQLSIIDSLTSLYNRRYLFSLGAREIQRARRFHHPLTAAMIDLDDFKQVNDTYGHHIGDEVLRQWAQRTRSLLREVDILGRYGGEEFGLFLPETPLEQALHLARRLRKQISETPFETQVGPVSLTVSIGLVAWNESITSPAALLQEADYAQYAAKHAGKNRIAWRDPETQELKVDT